In the Profundibacter amoris genome, TTCGTATGCTGTTAAAATGCAGGGTAACGGCGAAGACATTACCGCCATCATCAGCCGCAACCAATGCAGCGACGGGATGAGCGACAGTGTTTACGGCTTTCGCATTGATGTCATCCTCTCGGGGCAATCGGGCAACCGGTATTACACCGGTTGTTGTTCGCTGAACTAGGGCCTGTTGACGTTCCCCACACCGCACTGGCGCGAGTCCAAAATTGCTGCCAGCGCGTTGATTTGTCCGCAGCGATGCCGGTATCGGTAAGGGGAAATCCGCGTGTTGGAAGCAATTTTGGCCGCGTCCCGCAGGGATTTCACCAAAATCCGCCATTGCGACACCAATTTCGCTCGCAAGGGGGCCACCCTTGCGGCACTCAATTGGCTTGCACTGGCGGATTTTGGGTCGAAACCAGTGTGGTGTAGGGAACGTCAACAGGCCCTAAAGGCGCGTGATCAAAAGCGCCAGATATCCGGCCCCGATCGCAAGTATCAGCGGCGAGTAATAAAGCCGGTTCAACCGGTAAAACGGCTGCCCCACCGGCATGGGCACCGGCAGATAGGTCACGATTCCACGCAGCAAAAAGATTGCCGTCAATGTGGCCAAACCCGCCGTGCAAATCCAGTCCGGCAGCGGAAGGGAAACCACCCCCACCCCCCACAGTGCAACCACAGCAGCCGCAATCATTCCGCCAGCCACAGCCAGCGTTAAACCGCGCGGTGGCATCATGTTGGTCCCTTCCACCCCCAGCGCCGCATTGACCAGCGCCTGTTCATCCTTTGCGGGCCATGTCGTCCCGAACGCCCAAGCGATGTGCAGCAGGGCCGTCACCAACAAAACCACAAAGATAAATCCTGCCACCAATGCCATAACCTGACCTTTTAAAAATTCCATACGCTACCGTATGTTACCCATCCCCTTGCCCAAGTCAATACGCCTTCGTATGGTGCCCCCATGAAGCAACGTCTTTCCCCCATCGACTGGATACAGGCCGCCTTTCGGGCGCTCACCACCGGCGGGCCCCAAGCCATCCGCGCCGAAAGCATCGCGCGGGTCCTGAAGGTCAGCAAAGGGTCGTTCTATTGGCATTTCAAAGATGTGCCCGCGCTGAAACAGGCGATGCTGGATCACTGGCAACAGGTGGCCACGCAGGATGTGATTGATCTGGTCGAATCCGGTGCGACCGATGCCAAGGCCCGCCTGCACCTGCTGGTGCGTGTTTCAACTGCCCTGCCCGATGATGATTACGGCGGCGGCTTGGCCGAAGCCGCCATCCGCGACTGGGCACGCTATGATCCCGCAGCCTCCAAGGTTGTTAAAACCATTGATGGCCAACGGCTGAATTTCGTGGAAACCCAGTTCCTTGCACTCGAATTTGGCCCACGGCAAAGCACACAGCGCGCAACCATCCTATATGCGGCCCTGATTGGCCTGCATCAATTGGCGCACCACGGTTTATCAAAACCGGCAAGCGATCTGTCCGCCCTGCTGGATCACCTGCTAAAGTCCTAAATAGTTTCACAGTTTTTAACGTGGAAGGGATGCCGTTTTTACTGACTGTTCTTGCCTGCCTGAACATTTCCACTAAACCGGTTTAGTAGTTTTAGTGGAAACGTCTATTTATTCTATTAATACAATGTCTTACTTGTAATTATGACCGCCGAAATTCTTGAGTAATTTGCAACAACAAAGGCCCGCCAATCAGCAGGCCTTTCATCTTTCTGCCCCTAATAGCCCTAGGTCACCACCCGCAGAGTCACATTCACCCGCCCGCCACGCGGCAACAACCCGCAGGAGCCGAACCGTATCCGGTCCACCCCGTGATACGCCTTCCGCGCCGCACCGCCTATCACCACCACATCGCCCGAATTCAGCCAAAGCGTATCGGTCGTCCCCTTGCGCTGCTCCCCGCCCATGCGAAACAACCCGTCATCGCCCAGCGAAATCGACACCACCGGCCAGTGCATATCGGCTTCGTCCGTGTCGCGGTGCATCCCCATTTTCGCCCCTTCACCATAGAAATTGATCAGACAGCTTTCCGGCGCCCGCGCCACACCCGCCACCTGCTGCCAAACCTTCAATGCACTTTCAGGGATCGGTGGCCACTTTGTCCCCAAAGGATGGCGATTTTCGTAACGGTATCCCGTGGCATCCGAATACCAGCCATATTCCCCCGCCGAAGTCATCCGCACCGACATCGGCTTGCCATAGGGCGTATCGGGTGAAAATGGCGGCGCAAGGCGCATCACCTCGCGCAAATCCGAAATCATCACGGCCTGCGCGGATGCATCTAGCACCCCTTTGTATATCTCGAACCCGCGCACCCGCAGTGTCGGCTCCGGCGTGGTGTCCCCTTTACAAACGATTTGAAACCTCGATCAGATTGCCATCGGGGTCACGCAAATAAACCGAGATTATCGGTCCCTCGATCACCGTAACCCCGTGATCCGCCAGATGCGCCTGCCAATCCGCCACAGGCTCATCACTCAGAAAACACAGGTCCGCCGATCCGGCCGTGGCCCGTTTCGCCTTGGGCTCGAACTCCTGCCCGAGTTGATGCAGATTGATCTTCTGCGCCCCGAATTTCAGCGCCCAGCGGGTTGTGCCATCCGCCGGCGTAAACCGCTCGGCCTCCATCCCCAGCACATCGCAATAGAACCGCACGGTTGCGTCAATATCGGCCACCGTCAAAACCAGATGATCCAGCGCGTTCAACTTCATCTTTCCATCTCCGGCTTGCATCATTACGCTGACACCATGCAACAGTTTATCGACAAATCGCAAACCACATCCTGCGCAATGGACGCGGCCCGCGCCACAGCATTGCACGCCGCCCTTGCCCTGCCCGATCCCGCACCACAACCGGGTGATGCCCTGCCACCGTTCTGGCACCAGATCTATTTCTGGGATGCCCAACCGCCAGAATACCTTGGACGCGATGGCCACCCCAAAACCGGCGATTTCATCCCCGACCTTGGCTTGCCGCGCCGCATGTGGGCCGGTGGCCGGTTGCAGTTCCACGCGCCCTTGCGCAGCGCCACCCCCGCCAGCAAGACCACCACGATCGAGGCTATCACCCAGAAACAAGGCCGCACCGGCCCGCTGGCCTTTGTCACCCTGCGCCATGAAATCACCCAATGCGGCTCCCTGTGCGTGACCGAACACCAGAACCTTGTTTACCGCAACGATCCCGACCCGAACGCCCCCAATCCCGCCGCCCCGACCGCCCGCACCGATGAAACCACCTGCGAGCGCCACAGTTTTTCAGCCACCCTGCTGTTCCGTTACTCAGCGCTGACCATGAACGGCCACCGCATCCATTACGACGAACCCTATGCGCGTAATACCGAGGGTTATGCAGGCCTTGTCACCCACGGCCCGCTTCTGGCGCAATTGCTGATGCTGATGGCCGAACGCCATCTTGGCCCGCTAAAAACCTTTACCTTCCGCGCCACCGCCCCGCTGGTTCAACAGGAAACGGCAGACCTGTGCCTGAAGGGTAAATCCCTGTGGGTGCGCGGGCCGGACGGGCAACAGTGTATGGAGGCTACGGCAGGTTAGCCGCAACCGTAAACCCCGCAGGTATCCCGCCCGCATTGCCATCCAGAATCAGATCGGCCATCACCTCGCCCACCTTCGGCGCCATGCCAAAGCCGATTTTGAACCCGCCATTGGCGATGAAATGCCCGTCCCGTCCGGGGTAAGCCCCCAATATCGGCGCCAGTTTTCGCCCGCGTGGCCGCACACCGGCCCAACGCTCCAGAACCTCGGCCCCTTGCAGCACCGGAAAGGCGTCAAATACCCGCGCCAATACATCATCCAGCAACCCGTCCACTGCCTGCGGCTCGTCAAAATACCGCTCGCTGGTTGATCCGACCGCCACAGTCCCGTCCTGATGCGGCACCACATAAATTCCGTCATTGAAAAGTTGCGGCACATCACCGGCGTCATAGCGCAATAAGGCCGATTGTCCCTTCACACCGTTGCCAATCTCGACCCCGAATTCATCGCACAGCGCCAGCAATCCGCGATACCCCGTGGCCCAGACCACCGCGCCTTTGAACTCAGGTTCTCCCACCACAATCTCGCCGCCCAGCGCCTTGATCGCCCCCGCCAGACTACCCGCGGCCCCGCGCGGTTGCATCCGCGCACTTAAGGTGTCATGCACCAGATACCCCGTCGGACTGTCGGGCGCCCAAGCCCCATAAGCAGACCTCTCGACCACCCGCCATTCAGCCACCCCACGCCACAACTCGCGCGCCTCTTCCTGCCGCTCATAGGACAGCTCCAGCACCCGCGCCGACACGATCGGCGACAACCGCCCGACCTGCCCATAGCCCGAAGCCGCACCCGACAACCGGTCCACCTCGCGCCAATGTGCCTTGGCCATCACAAGGCTTTGATACTGGAATTCTTTTTTCTCGTCCCAGCGTTCGGGCACATGCGGGGCCAGCGCCCCGACCAAACCGCCGCTGGACCCTGCCCCGATACCGGTATCATCAAACAGGCGCACTTTGGCCCCACGTCTGGCGCAGGCATACGCCACCGACAGCCCGAATATCCCCGCCCCGATCACCGTCACATCCACCATTGCCAAACCTTGCGCCTTCTGTTCATTGTCAAAGGCGTTATGACCCAAACGCACCCGCAAAACCAGACGGCAGAATTGGAATGGCGTGACGGCACCCTGCCGGTCAGCACCCGTTTTGACGATCCGTATTTCTCGCTTGAAAACGGGTTGGCCGAAACACGGCATGTGTTTTTGGCGGGCAACGATCTGCCCGCACGATTTGTCAGCGGGTTCCATATTGCCGAACTGGGCTTTGGCACGGGGTTGAACATGTTTGCCGCCTTGCTGGAATGGCGAAAGGCGGGGTTCAAAACCCCGCTGCGTTTCACCAGTTTCGAAGCCTTCCCGATGGCGGCGGATGAAATGGACAAAGCCCTTGCCGCCTTCCCCGAAGCACACGCCATCGCCGCCCCCTACCTGACCGAATGGGCCAATGGCGCGCGGCGCATCGAAACCGGCGACCTGATTGCCGAGATCATCATCAGCGACGCCCGCACCACCCTGCCTGCATGGGATGGCGCGGTAGACGCATGGTTCCTCGACGGGTTTTCGCCCGCCAAAAACCCCGAGCTTTGGGAACAGGGCCTGATGACCGAAGTCGCCCGCCACACTGCAAAGGGCGGCACATTGGCCACCTACACCGCCGCCGGTTTCGTGCGCCGCAATCTGGCCGCCGCCGGGTTCACTGTCACCCGCAGCGCCGGATATGGGCGCAAGCGGCACATGACAACGGCCACCCTGTCGTGAGCGCACAGAACATCCGCCTTGGTATCTGGCTGATGGTCGCGACCACCTTTGTCTTTTCCGTGCAGGACGGCGTTTCGCGCCATCTGGCGGGGCAATACAACACCTATATGGTGGTGATGATCCGCTACTGGTTCTTTGCCGCCTTCGTGATCGCGATTGCCGCCCGCAGCAACGGCGGTCTGCGCAAAGCAGCCCGCAGCCGCAAACCTCTGCTGCAAGCCTTTCGCGCCCTGCTACTGGTGGCGGAAATCTGCGTCACCGTGCAATCCTTTGTGCTGCTGGGGCTGACCGAAACCCACGCCATCTTCATCAGCTACCCGCTGCTGATCGCAGCCCTCTCCGGCCCTATCCTTGGGGAAACTGTGGGCTGGCGTCGCTGGATTGCGGTTGCCATCGGCTTTGTCGGGGTGCTGATCATCCTGCAACCGGGGCTGACCGTGTTTCAACCCGCCGCCATCATTCCGCTGATCGCCGCCTTCATGTTCGCCCTGTACGGGCTTCTGACCCGCTATGTCGCCAGATACGACAGCACCGCCACCAGCTTTTTCTGGACCGGCACGGTGGGGGCAATCGGCATCACCGCCGTTGGACTGTGGTTCTGGGAACCGATGAGCGGGGGCGACTGGATCTGGATGGGCGCCCTATGCCTGCTGGCGGTGCTGGGTCACTGGCTTCTGATCAAATGCTACGAGGTGGCCGAAGCCAGCGCGGTGCAGCCCTTTGCCTATCTGCAACTGGTCTTTGCATCCTCCATCGGCATCTTTTTCTTTGGCGAAACCCTGCGCTGGAACGTGGCCCTTGGCGGCGCAGTTGTCGTGCTGGCCGGCCTGTTCACCCTGTGGCGAACCCGCACCAAACCGGCCTGATCCTTCTTCTTGCCTTAGAGCGCAGCGCCTGAAATCCTACTTCTTGCGCCACGTCGCCAGCCACGCCATGAACCGCCCCCAGATACCGCGAGCCTTTTCGCTGGCGGCATCCGCATGGTCATCCACCTTGTCCCAGACCTCGCCCGCATCTTCCAGCAAGGGATCAACCGAGCGCTCCCTGAACTGCCGCCACATCGCAACGATGAACCGCCAGGCGATGAACAGGAAGATAAAGAAGAAGATGTTGAACCACGGAATAATAATCACATCAGGGCTATCAACGGCCCGTATACCCACCGCATTCGGATAAACAGACATGAACTTGATCCGCCAGCCATAATGGGTGATCACCGCCCATTGCTCTCCTCCCCGCGAAGCAAGTGCTGCGGCTTCGGCCTGAAGGTCGGAGCTGTCGAATTTAAAGTAGGGCGGCCAGATCCAGCCGGTATCCTCGTTGCGGTAAACCATAATCTCGGTGGCATCGCGCGGAACAAAACCCAGCAGCCATGTCTTTTTCTTTTCCGTGTAAATCAGCCGGATATCCCGCGTGGTCAGTTCGGCATTGCCACTGTCCGCCTGCGCATAGAACAACCGGTTATACCAATTGAAATCGGCACGGATCACTTCGGTCGAGGTTACGCGAACAATATCGTGCTGAGGCAATACATAATGGAAAAACCCGCCCACAAGCAGAAACAGCAAAACCTTCACCGTGATCTTGAATTTACGCATAACCCACCTCTAATTCGAATTCATCACGATCAGCAGAATTGCCACCGCAAATGTCGGAATAATATAGACCAGCCAGATCAGCTTCTTGCGAAAACCGTTCTCGTATTCGACCATTCCCTGTTCAATATAAGCATCCCGCGCCGCTTCATCACCCCCGTCGGGGTGATCGGCGTCCCAGGCATCTTCCAGCTTCTCGCGCCGGATTGATCGCGAATAGATCGAGATCGCGAAATAGACCACGGTCATTGCGATAAAGCCCAGCACCACAAGGCGGATAAATCCCATGTTATTTCCTCCTTCTGACCGCGCCCCTTGGGCCGACCAGCTCTATCAGATCTTCGGGTTCCGGCAGGGGGGCCGGTTCTTCCATTGGCTCGCCCTCGCCAAACAATGCCTTGCGCGCACCGGCCTTGTCCACCTGATACTCGCGCTCCAGAAACTCGGCCACATAGGTTTTCTTGGCATCGGACCAGCCGGCATAGGAATGGTAGAATCGCTCTTTATGGCAAATGAACAATTGCCGGATGTCCTTGGGCGTCAGCGCCGCCAGCAGCATATTCACCAGATCGCGG is a window encoding:
- a CDS encoding DUF3995 domain-containing protein — its product is MEFLKGQVMALVAGFIFVVLLVTALLHIAWAFGTTWPAKDEQALVNAALGVEGTNMMPPRGLTLAVAGGMIAAAVVALWGVGVVSLPLPDWICTAGLATLTAIFLLRGIVTYLPVPMPVGQPFYRLNRLYYSPLILAIGAGYLALLITRL
- a CDS encoding TetR/AcrR family transcriptional regulator yields the protein MKQRLSPIDWIQAAFRALTTGGPQAIRAESIARVLKVSKGSFYWHFKDVPALKQAMLDHWQQVATQDVIDLVESGATDAKARLHLLVRVSTALPDDDYGGGLAEAAIRDWARYDPAASKVVKTIDGQRLNFVETQFLALEFGPRQSTQRATILYAALIGLHQLAHHGLSKPASDLSALLDHLLKS
- a CDS encoding alpha-ketoglutarate-dependent dioxygenase AlkB family protein, with the protein product MRVRGFEIYKGVLDASAQAVMISDLREVMRLAPPFSPDTPYGKPMSVRMTSAGEYGWYSDATGYRYENRHPLGTKWPPIPESALKVWQQVAGVARAPESCLINFYGEGAKMGMHRDTDEADMHWPVVSISLGDDGLFRMGGEQRKGTTDTLWLNSGDVVVIGGAARKAYHGVDRIRFGSCGLLPRGGRVNVTLRVVT
- a CDS encoding VOC family protein, which encodes MKLNALDHLVLTVADIDATVRFYCDVLGMEAERFTPADGTTRWALKFGAQKINLHQLGQEFEPKAKRATAGSADLCFLSDEPVADWQAHLADHGVTVIEGPIISVYLRDPDGNLIEVSNRL
- a CDS encoding FAS1-like dehydratase domain-containing protein codes for the protein MQQFIDKSQTTSCAMDAARATALHAALALPDPAPQPGDALPPFWHQIYFWDAQPPEYLGRDGHPKTGDFIPDLGLPRRMWAGGRLQFHAPLRSATPASKTTTIEAITQKQGRTGPLAFVTLRHEITQCGSLCVTEHQNLVYRNDPDPNAPNPAAPTARTDETTCERHSFSATLLFRYSALTMNGHRIHYDEPYARNTEGYAGLVTHGPLLAQLLMLMAERHLGPLKTFTFRATAPLVQQETADLCLKGKSLWVRGPDGQQCMEATAG
- a CDS encoding NAD(P)/FAD-dependent oxidoreductase; the protein is MVDVTVIGAGIFGLSVAYACARRGAKVRLFDDTGIGAGSSGGLVGALAPHVPERWDEKKEFQYQSLVMAKAHWREVDRLSGAASGYGQVGRLSPIVSARVLELSYERQEEARELWRGVAEWRVVERSAYGAWAPDSPTGYLVHDTLSARMQPRGAAGSLAGAIKALGGEIVVGEPEFKGAVVWATGYRGLLALCDEFGVEIGNGVKGQSALLRYDAGDVPQLFNDGIYVVPHQDGTVAVGSTSERYFDEPQAVDGLLDDVLARVFDAFPVLQGAEVLERWAGVRPRGRKLAPILGAYPGRDGHFIANGGFKIGFGMAPKVGEVMADLILDGNAGGIPAGFTVAANLP
- the mnmD gene encoding tRNA (5-methylaminomethyl-2-thiouridine)(34)-methyltransferase MnmD, giving the protein MTQTHPQNQTAELEWRDGTLPVSTRFDDPYFSLENGLAETRHVFLAGNDLPARFVSGFHIAELGFGTGLNMFAALLEWRKAGFKTPLRFTSFEAFPMAADEMDKALAAFPEAHAIAAPYLTEWANGARRIETGDLIAEIIISDARTTLPAWDGAVDAWFLDGFSPAKNPELWEQGLMTEVARHTAKGGTLATYTAAGFVRRNLAAAGFTVTRSAGYGRKRHMTTATLS
- a CDS encoding DMT family transporter produces the protein MSAQNIRLGIWLMVATTFVFSVQDGVSRHLAGQYNTYMVVMIRYWFFAAFVIAIAARSNGGLRKAARSRKPLLQAFRALLLVAEICVTVQSFVLLGLTETHAIFISYPLLIAALSGPILGETVGWRRWIAVAIGFVGVLIILQPGLTVFQPAAIIPLIAAFMFALYGLLTRYVARYDSTATSFFWTGTVGAIGITAVGLWFWEPMSGGDWIWMGALCLLAVLGHWLLIKCYEVAEASAVQPFAYLQLVFASSIGIFFFGETLRWNVALGGAVVVLAGLFTLWRTRTKPA
- a CDS encoding DUF1523 family protein produces the protein MRKFKITVKVLLFLLVGGFFHYVLPQHDIVRVTSTEVIRADFNWYNRLFYAQADSGNAELTTRDIRLIYTEKKKTWLLGFVPRDATEIMVYRNEDTGWIWPPYFKFDSSDLQAEAAALASRGGEQWAVITHYGWRIKFMSVYPNAVGIRAVDSPDVIIIPWFNIFFFIFLFIAWRFIVAMWRQFRERSVDPLLEDAGEVWDKVDDHADAASEKARGIWGRFMAWLATWRKK